In one window of bacterium DNA:
- a CDS encoding cyclic nucleotide-binding domain-containing protein, with protein sequence MITIDRSFLKRFALFENFENQDFDSILGMMIERTYERGKTIIVENEIGSEVFLLLDGEIEILQRMTLDNNT encoded by the coding sequence ACCGGAGTTTCCTTAAGCGCTTTGCGTTGTTTGAGAATTTCGAGAATCAGGATTTCGATTCGATATTAGGGATGATGATTGAGCGCACCTATGAGCGCGGCAAAACCATCATCGTAGAGAATGAAATCGGTTCCGAGGTGTTTCTCCTGTTGGATGGTGAGATTGAGATCTTACAACGGATGACACTTGACAACAATACCC